A part of Ancylothrix sp. D3o genomic DNA contains:
- a CDS encoding zinc-dependent alcohol dehydrogenase: MKAVCWHGSNDVRVDTVPDPKIINPRDAIVKITSTAICGSDLHIYNGFIPSMQAGDILGHEFMGEVVEVGSGVNNVKIGDRVVVPFTIACGSCFFCQRDLTSLCDNSNPNALAAEKMYGHSPSALFGYSHLFGGYAGGQAEYARVPFADVGLFKVPDGLTDEQVLFLTDIFPTGYMAAENCNIQPGDTVAIWGCGPVGQFAIKSAFLLGAERVIAIDRIPERLLMAEQNGAEVINYEEIDAGEALKEMTGGRGPDSCLDAVGMEAHGTDAMALYDKVKQAVRLETDRPTALRQAIVACRKGGTMSLAGVYGGFLDKVPFGSAFNKGLTFKMGQTHVHRYLKPLLEHIQNGRIDPTFVITHRLKLDEAPHGYQIFKDKKDNCIKVVLKP; the protein is encoded by the coding sequence ATGAAAGCTGTTTGCTGGCATGGTTCCAATGATGTGCGGGTAGATACGGTTCCCGATCCAAAAATTATTAACCCTCGTGATGCCATTGTCAAAATAACTTCAACGGCAATTTGTGGCTCGGATTTGCATATTTATAACGGGTTTATTCCCAGTATGCAAGCAGGCGATATTCTCGGTCACGAATTTATGGGGGAAGTTGTCGAGGTTGGTAGTGGCGTTAATAATGTAAAAATCGGCGACCGCGTGGTGGTGCCGTTTACAATTGCTTGCGGAAGTTGTTTTTTTTGCCAGCGAGATTTGACGTCTCTTTGTGATAACTCAAACCCGAATGCTTTGGCGGCAGAAAAAATGTATGGTCACTCACCATCTGCACTTTTTGGCTATTCGCATTTGTTTGGGGGCTATGCCGGCGGACAAGCAGAATATGCACGGGTTCCGTTTGCCGATGTTGGGCTTTTTAAAGTTCCTGATGGTCTTACGGATGAGCAAGTTTTGTTTCTGACAGATATTTTTCCTACCGGCTATATGGCGGCAGAAAATTGTAATATCCAACCTGGGGATACTGTTGCTATTTGGGGATGTGGGCCGGTGGGTCAATTTGCAATCAAAAGTGCCTTTTTATTAGGTGCAGAAAGGGTGATTGCAATTGATAGAATTCCTGAACGTTTGCTGATGGCAGAACAAAACGGCGCCGAAGTGATTAATTACGAAGAAATAGATGCCGGTGAAGCACTTAAAGAAATGACCGGCGGACGGGGGCCCGATTCTTGTTTGGATGCGGTGGGAATGGAAGCACACGGCACCGATGCAATGGCACTTTATGACAAAGTAAAACAAGCCGTTCGCTTGGAAACTGACCGGCCTACTGCATTGCGTCAAGCCATTGTTGCCTGTCGCAAAGGCGGTACGATGTCTTTGGCAGGAGTTTATGGTGGTTTTCTTGATAAAGTTCCGTTTGGTTCTGCCTTTAATAAAGGCTTGACTTTTAAAATGGGACAAACTCATGTTCATCGCTATTTAAAGCCCTTGCTTGAACACATCCAAAACGGTAGAATTGACCCGACTTTTGTGATTACTCACCGGCTCAAATTAGACGAAGCGCCACACGGCTACCAGATTTTTAAAGACAAAAAAGACAACTGTATTAAGGTGGTTCTCAAGCCGTAA
- a CDS encoding SRPBCC family protein produces the protein MEIAKPANNQPEATNVSDTEKWSSLIGGGALVLMGLSQRSLRGALMALAGTGLVYHGTTGKNSLINTVEKNLNQSIRVEKTVTINKPAEELYRFWRNFENLPTFMKHLQYVRVWDERRSHWIAKAPLGGTIEWDAEIINEQENKLIAWGSVENADIENSGFVRFQPASAGRGTEVKVVMEYNPPGGAITATFAKLFGEEPEIQISEDLYRFKQLMETGEIATNESPSGRQ, from the coding sequence ATGGAAATTGCAAAACCCGCTAACAACCAACCAGAAGCAACCAATGTCAGCGATACTGAAAAATGGTCATCGTTAATAGGCGGAGGGGCGCTGGTATTAATGGGTTTAAGCCAGCGTTCTTTGCGTGGTGCATTGATGGCGCTGGCCGGCACCGGCTTGGTTTATCACGGGACAACCGGCAAAAATAGCCTCATCAATACAGTGGAAAAAAACCTCAATCAAAGCATCCGCGTTGAAAAAACTGTCACCATCAATAAGCCAGCCGAAGAGCTTTATCGATTTTGGCGAAACTTCGAGAATTTACCCACATTTATGAAGCACCTGCAATATGTGCGAGTGTGGGATGAAAGGCGTTCTCATTGGATTGCCAAAGCGCCATTAGGTGGAACGATAGAATGGGATGCAGAAATCATCAACGAGCAGGAAAACAAATTAATTGCCTGGGGTTCGGTGGAAAATGCCGACATAGAAAATAGCGGCTTTGTACGTTTTCAACCGGCAAGCGCAGGACGCGGTACAGAAGTTAAAGTAGTGATGGAATATAACCCGCCTGGGGGTGCAATTACTGCAACTTTTGCCAAATTGTTTGGTGAGGAACCAGAAATTCAAATTTCTGAGGATTTGTACCGCTTTAAACAACTGATGGAAACCGGGGAAATTGCTACAAATGAAAGCCCTTCCGGTCGCCAATAA
- a CDS encoding Dps family protein translates to MRKLNIGLSDEARQGVTELLNHDLADAYLLLIKTKKYHWDVVGPQFRSLHQLWEEHYEALTINIDKLAERVRTLGGYPIGTAEGFLKYASIKEHIGDLPLATQMVSRLVDDHEQIIRNLREHINQCDEQYKDQGTADFLTGLMEQHEEMAWMLRSFIEGESLSPDGQKPEAKTATASHA, encoded by the coding sequence ATGCGTAAATTAAATATTGGTTTAAGCGATGAAGCCCGTCAAGGCGTAACAGAATTACTCAATCACGATTTGGCCGATGCCTATTTGTTGCTGATCAAAACCAAAAAATACCACTGGGATGTTGTTGGCCCACAATTCCGCTCGCTGCATCAATTGTGGGAAGAACACTATGAGGCTTTAACTATCAATATTGACAAACTCGCTGAACGGGTGAGAACGTTGGGCGGTTATCCTATAGGCACTGCTGAAGGGTTCTTGAAATACGCTTCAATTAAAGAACATATTGGCGACTTGCCTTTGGCAACGCAAATGGTATCGCGTTTGGTAGATGACCACGAGCAAATTATCCGCAATCTCCGCGAACATATTAACCAATGTGATGAACAATACAAAGATCAAGGTACGGCAGATTTTCTCACCGGCCTGATGGAACAACACGAAGAAATGGCCTGGATGTTGCGCTCATTTATTGAAGGTGAATCTCTTTCTCCTGATGGTCAAAAACCCGAAGCCAAAACCGCCACAGCTTCTCACGCCTAA
- a CDS encoding DUF4385 domain-containing protein encodes MKNFDYSLDFQTIDFRNSPHLYRVGKGEQGVLLVEPYKSEILPYWRFKTPEIARESSEKIYEMFLNYLENDDFVGADMARKFLQMGYTRSRRYANHKTGRKYAKNPQKEATKAAEKQARQEILPNQEDPIKAASAEIFKQKWLQAKSNKKYLALLQKHQQMYETQETAGPVFP; translated from the coding sequence ATGAAAAATTTTGATTATTCTTTAGATTTTCAAACCATTGATTTTCGCAACTCACCTCATCTTTATCGCGTCGGCAAAGGAGAGCAAGGAGTTTTATTAGTGGAACCTTATAAATCAGAAATATTGCCTTATTGGCGATTTAAAACTCCCGAAATTGCCAGAGAATCAAGCGAGAAAATTTATGAAATGTTTTTAAATTATCTCGAAAACGATGATTTTGTGGGCGCGGATATGGCCCGGAAGTTTTTGCAAATGGGTTATACCCGCTCTCGTCGGTATGCTAACCACAAAACCGGCAGAAAATACGCCAAAAATCCCCAAAAAGAAGCAACAAAAGCAGCCGAAAAACAGGCCCGACAAGAAATTTTACCCAATCAAGAAGATCCAATCAAAGCCGCCTCCGCAGAAATTTTTAAACAAAAATGGCTACAGGCAAAAAGCAATAAAAAATATTTAGCCTTACTGCAAAAACATCAACAAATGTACGAAACACAAGAAACTGCGGGGCCGGTTTTCCCCTAA
- a CDS encoding heme oxygenase (biliverdin-producing), with the protein MSSNLATKLREGTKKSHSMAENVGFVKCFLKGVVEKNSYRKLVGNLYFVYSAMEEEMERHRNHPIVSKIYYPELNRKASLEQDLAYYYGANWRDQVVLSSAGQAYVERIREVSATAPELLVGHSYTRYLGDLSGGQILKGIAVRAMNLSEGEGTAFYEFKDIADEKAFKTTYRQSMDELPIDEATADQIVDEANDAFGMNMKMFNELEGNLIKAIGQMLFNTLTRRRTRGSTELATAE; encoded by the coding sequence ATGAGCAGCAATTTAGCGACCAAACTGCGTGAGGGAACCAAAAAATCTCACTCGATGGCAGAAAATGTTGGTTTTGTCAAGTGCTTCTTAAAAGGCGTTGTCGAAAAAAATTCATACCGCAAGCTGGTGGGCAACCTCTACTTCGTGTATAGCGCGATGGAAGAAGAAATGGAACGCCACCGCAATCACCCGATAGTTTCCAAAATTTATTATCCAGAACTTAACCGCAAAGCCAGCTTAGAGCAAGATTTGGCATACTACTACGGTGCAAACTGGCGTGATCAAGTAGTGCTTTCAAGCGCAGGACAAGCCTACGTTGAACGCATTCGCGAAGTTTCAGCCACCGCCCCAGAATTGTTGGTAGGACACTCCTACACCCGCTATCTGGGCGACTTGTCTGGCGGCCAAATTCTCAAAGGCATTGCCGTGCGAGCCATGAACCTAAGCGAGGGTGAAGGCACCGCTTTTTATGAATTCAAGGATATTGCCGACGAGAAAGCCTTTAAAACTACCTACCGGCAATCAATGGATGAGCTACCCATTGACGAAGCCACCGCAGATCAAATCGTCGATGAAGCCAACGATGCTTTCGGTATGAACATGAAAATGTTTAACGAACTCGAAGGCAACCTCATCAAAGCCATTGGTCAAATGTTGTTTAATACCCTAACTCGCCGGCGCACACGGGGCAGCACCGAACTCGCCACTGCTGAGTAA
- a CDS encoding DUF928 domain-containing protein yields MALYKNPIYGFCILLSLQLLTLPTKAASVAIESLTNPKLSQDIPEPVGPGTPDRSVPGGTFVRFEPPANVPGFFGPPSNIAPRPQPPSNSAPTPALPPLEHRCQPATLLLPFGNIGLTASEYPTFFVGVTRYAKNGTFILYDEAGQQIYETSIPLNENLGLFAINLPKTAPGLEIDKNYRWSFTLLHSETKQPTAEGWIRRIEIDSNLQAKLNQSTPLERAALYAQNGIWFDTLSTLAQMQGEEPKNTIFVNEWQALLKSQGLEQVAQMPLN; encoded by the coding sequence ATGGCTTTATATAAAAATCCCATCTATGGCTTTTGTATCCTTTTATCCCTACAACTCCTCACCCTCCCCACAAAAGCCGCATCCGTCGCTATCGAGTCCCTGACAAACCCCAAATTAAGCCAAGACATTCCCGAACCAGTAGGCCCAGGCACACCAGACCGCAGCGTACCGGGGGGAACTTTTGTTCGCTTTGAGCCACCCGCCAACGTCCCAGGCTTTTTTGGCCCTCCTAGTAATATAGCCCCTAGACCCCAACCTCCTAGTAACTCTGCACCTACACCTGCTCTACCTCCTCTGGAGCATCGTTGTCAACCGGCCACCCTGCTTTTACCCTTTGGCAACATTGGCTTAACAGCATCCGAGTATCCCACCTTTTTTGTTGGCGTTACCCGCTATGCCAAAAATGGGACATTTATTTTATATGATGAAGCCGGCCAGCAAATTTATGAAACGTCAATTCCCCTCAATGAAAACCTTGGTTTATTTGCCATAAATTTACCAAAAACAGCCCCCGGCCTAGAAATTGATAAAAATTATAGGTGGTCTTTTACCCTTCTCCACAGCGAAACAAAACAACCAACTGCCGAAGGTTGGATCAGGCGCATCGAAATTGACAGCAACCTTCAGGCAAAACTAAATCAATCAACTCCCCTAGAACGTGCCGCTTTATACGCCCAAAACGGTATTTGGTTCGATACCCTTAGTACCCTTGCTCAGATGCAGGGGGAGGAACCCAAAAACACAATATTCGTCAACGAATGGCAAGCATTACTCAAATCGCAAGGGCTAGAACAAGTCGCCCAAATGCCTTTAAATTGA
- a CDS encoding DUF928 domain-containing protein, whose amino-acid sequence MFGLKTLFYASIFALFSTQIFSLSVKAGIQPQDLRKLSQEIPEPAGPGTPRRSVPGGTYVRFEPPAESPPTRGIDIRRQFGRCPGAPTRSPDPVTGAEIITPSLTPLLPPTNIGLTYAAHPTFFIYIPPASLAGQLILQDEAGNDLEEIDIPVNEKGGVIGVTLPKNASPLEIGKNYRWFFVLVCDPKNRENDRTVSGWIKRIEINPIFKGELEKAKGLEQPALYAQNGIWFETLSSLAQMRLDEPTNPTFTTEWEELLKSVGLQTIAEMPLIAPQ is encoded by the coding sequence ATGTTTGGCCTAAAAACCCTGTTTTATGCGAGTATTTTTGCTTTATTTTCTACGCAAATTTTTAGCCTATCCGTAAAGGCCGGTATCCAGCCCCAAGACCTCCGAAAATTAAGCCAAGAGATCCCCGAACCGGCCGGCCCAGGAACTCCCAGACGCAGTGTACCGGGGGGAACCTATGTGCGCTTTGAGCCACCGGCAGAAAGCCCACCAACGCGGGGAATAGACATCCGGCGACAGTTTGGTAGATGTCCTGGGGCACCCACCAGATCGCCTGATCCAGTAACCGGCGCAGAAATCATCACTCCCTCACTAACTCCGCTTCTGCCACCTACAAATATAGGCTTAACTTATGCAGCGCATCCAACATTTTTTATTTATATTCCACCGGCAAGTTTAGCGGGGCAATTAATCTTACAAGATGAAGCCGGCAATGACCTTGAGGAAATAGATATTCCTGTCAATGAAAAAGGCGGTGTGATAGGCGTAACTTTGCCAAAAAACGCTTCACCTTTAGAAATTGGTAAAAACTATCGCTGGTTTTTTGTTCTGGTTTGTGATCCAAAAAACCGCGAGAATGACCGAACCGTTAGCGGTTGGATCAAGCGTATTGAAATTAACCCTATTTTTAAAGGGGAATTAGAAAAAGCAAAAGGTTTAGAACAACCAGCTTTATATGCCCAAAATGGTATTTGGTTTGAGACTCTCAGTAGCCTTGCTCAAATGCGTCTGGATGAGCCCACAAACCCAACCTTTACAACAGAATGGGAAGAGTTACTAAAATCTGTCGGGCTACAAACTATCGCCGAAATGCCTTTAATTGCGCCACAATAG
- a CDS encoding adenylate/guanylate cyclase domain-containing protein: protein MWAKLKKIVWEGRCVLIAAPTIAALTIGLRLTGLLQLLEWAAYDQFFRLRPPEPPDPRIVIVAINEPDILHAGQWPIPDAMLADLLIKINQQNPRAIGFDLFRPFPVQPGSKALIDVFKTTPNLIGVEKLVPDRYGAVIAPPAVLAQKNQVAAIDFILDGDGKLRRSLISLKPEGKKTKSSLGTKLALMYLNPDIKFEVLDAQKQVYQLGKIRLEPFEENDGGYVGSDSGGYQVLVNFRGAPGSFKTVSMTEVLKNEIPADTLRDKIVLIGSTAQSLRDFFITPFGKSVFAIPEPMTGVEVHANVTSQLISGALDGRSLIQVWDEPVEWLWVFGWSWVGAILGWGFRASRWTIYGLILAGGVLFAVTFFLFLGGWWVPVVPAFLTLAGSAIFITGYIAVMEREDRQMMMSLFGRHVSPKIAEAIWQQREQLLKQGQIFGQKMTATVLFTDIKGFTSIAENTDPETLMLWLNEYMNAMAELVLENEGVIDKYIGDAIMALFGVPVPRNTDAEVAEDALAAVSCALAMAERLRKLNQDWKKRGLPVICMRVGIATGTVVAGSLGSIHRQDYTAIGDSVNVAARLESYDKDIGKNSLCRILISEDTYQYIKEQFYAEFLARVSLKGRKQAIKIYQVPG from the coding sequence ATGTGGGCAAAACTAAAAAAAATTGTTTGGGAAGGGCGCTGTGTTTTAATTGCAGCGCCCACTATTGCTGCACTAACAATTGGCCTACGTTTAACCGGCCTTTTACAATTGTTAGAATGGGCTGCTTATGATCAGTTTTTTCGTTTGCGTCCACCCGAACCTCCTGATCCTCGAATTGTGATTGTTGCAATTAATGAACCGGATATTTTACACGCCGGTCAGTGGCCGATTCCTGATGCAATGTTAGCTGATTTGCTAATAAAAATTAACCAACAAAACCCGCGAGCAATTGGGTTTGATTTGTTTCGTCCGTTTCCGGTGCAACCAGGTTCAAAGGCTTTAATTGATGTGTTTAAAACAACTCCTAATTTGATTGGGGTTGAAAAATTGGTGCCTGATCGGTATGGGGCTGTGATTGCTCCACCGGCTGTTTTAGCCCAAAAAAATCAAGTGGCGGCAATTGATTTTATTTTAGATGGTGATGGGAAGTTGCGGCGGTCTTTAATTTCTCTTAAACCAGAGGGAAAAAAGACCAAATCATCGCTGGGGACAAAGTTAGCTTTGATGTATTTAAATCCTGATATTAAATTTGAGGTTTTAGATGCTCAGAAACAAGTTTATCAGTTAGGAAAAATTAGGTTAGAACCGTTTGAGGAGAATGATGGCGGCTATGTGGGGAGTGATAGCGGTGGATATCAAGTTTTGGTGAATTTTCGAGGGGCACCCGGAAGTTTTAAAACGGTGTCGATGACGGAGGTTTTGAAAAATGAAATACCGGCGGATACCTTGCGAGATAAAATTGTTTTGATTGGTTCGACGGCGCAAAGTTTGCGTGATTTTTTTATTACTCCTTTTGGCAAAAGTGTGTTTGCCATTCCTGAACCGATGACGGGGGTAGAAGTTCATGCAAATGTAACGAGTCAGCTAATAAGTGGGGCGTTGGATGGACGTTCTTTGATTCAGGTTTGGGATGAGCCGGTGGAGTGGTTATGGGTGTTTGGTTGGTCTTGGGTGGGGGCAATTTTGGGGTGGGGTTTTCGGGCGAGCCGGTGGACAATTTACGGCTTAATTTTGGCGGGGGGAGTTTTGTTTGCTGTGACGTTTTTCTTGTTTTTAGGGGGGTGGTGGGTGCCGGTGGTGCCGGCGTTTTTAACTTTAGCGGGATCGGCTATTTTTATTACTGGTTATATTGCGGTAATGGAACGAGAAGACCGCCAAATGATGATGAGTTTATTTGGCCGTCATGTGTCACCAAAAATTGCGGAGGCAATTTGGCAACAACGCGAACAATTATTGAAACAAGGGCAAATTTTTGGGCAAAAAATGACAGCAACGGTGTTGTTTACAGATATTAAGGGGTTTACTTCAATTGCTGAAAATACAGACCCAGAAACTCTGATGCTATGGTTGAATGAATATATGAATGCTATGGCGGAATTAGTGCTAGAAAATGAGGGGGTAATTGATAAGTATATTGGGGATGCCATTATGGCTTTGTTTGGGGTGCCGGTGCCGCGTAATACAGACGCAGAAGTGGCGGAAGATGCCCTGGCGGCGGTATCTTGTGCGCTGGCGATGGCAGAAAGGTTAAGAAAGTTAAATCAAGACTGGAAAAAACGCGGTTTGCCGGTGATTTGTATGCGGGTAGGAATTGCTACGGGTACGGTGGTGGCGGGGAGTTTAGGAAGTATTCACCGGCAAGATTATACGGCAATTGGTGATAGTGTGAATGTGGCGGCGCGTTTAGAAAGTTATGATAAAGATATAGGGAAAAATAGTCTTTGTCGGATTTTAATTTCTGAGGATACTTATCAATATATCAAAGAGCAGTTTTATGCTGAGTTTTTGGCGCGGGTGAGTTTAAAAGGTAGGAAGCAAGCTATTAAAATTTATCAGGTGCCGGGGTGA
- a CDS encoding cupin domain-containing protein, translating into MAVEQSTQIKIERNVRESRLKDLGVFSWPIWTKEISEFPWTYEDAETCYFLEGDVIVTPENGEPVSMGKGDLVTFPAGMSCSWNVRVPVRKHYCFE; encoded by the coding sequence ATGGCTGTTGAACAATCAACGCAAATAAAAATTGAGCGAAATGTCAGAGAAAGCCGGCTTAAAGATTTAGGAGTTTTTAGTTGGCCAATTTGGACAAAAGAAATTTCAGAGTTTCCTTGGACGTATGAGGATGCGGAAACTTGTTATTTTTTAGAAGGGGATGTAATTGTTACGCCTGAGAATGGTGAGCCGGTTTCGATGGGCAAAGGTGATTTGGTGACATTTCCGGCGGGGATGTCTTGCAGTTGGAATGTTCGGGTGCCGGTGAGAAAGCATTACTGTTTTGAATAA